In the genome of Mucilaginibacter defluvii, one region contains:
- a CDS encoding sigma-70 family RNA polymerase sigma factor, protein MQHVGEQELLQRIRDADYAAFEELHRRYYRSLYTHAAKKIGDEDEAYNLVQEMFIELWDKRATFSITNSLPNYLKNRLWFKLSGYFRDKGFQQKHFRHFSDFLQQDSATTPYLDPMEIREMESQYEALIEVIDRTIAEMPEKMRKVFVLSRSNGYSISQIAEELDISPKTVKNQLNIAFNRIRNVTADSSLTAFEITVLIWLTIN, encoded by the coding sequence ATGCAACATGTAGGCGAACAGGAACTTTTGCAGCGGATCAGGGATGCTGATTATGCTGCATTTGAAGAACTGCACCGCCGCTATTACCGCTCTTTATACACCCATGCTGCTAAAAAAATAGGTGATGAAGATGAGGCCTATAATCTTGTTCAGGAGATGTTCATTGAGCTTTGGGACAAACGTGCCACCTTCTCGATCACTAACTCTTTACCCAATTACTTAAAGAACCGGCTCTGGTTCAAATTGTCAGGTTATTTCCGCGATAAAGGATTTCAGCAAAAGCACTTCCGGCATTTTTCGGATTTTCTTCAGCAGGATTCAGCTACTACACCCTACCTGGACCCGATGGAGATCAGGGAAATGGAATCGCAGTACGAGGCGCTTATCGAAGTGATCGACCGGACGATCGCAGAGATGCCGGAGAAAATGCGCAAAGTTTTTGTGCTGAGCCGCAGTAACGGTTATTCCATATCACAAATAGCCGAAGAGCTGGATATTTCCCCAAAAACCGTAAAAAACCAGCTCAATATCGCTTTCAACCGCATCCGCAACGTAACGGCCGATTCCTCTCTTACCGCTTTCGAGATCACCGTCCTGATTTGGTTAACAATTAATTAA
- a CDS encoding TetR/AcrR family transcriptional regulator, giving the protein MKPSEKHKQIRNKELTKRKLIDAVGQILRKDGYAGLGVNKVAKQAGVTKKLIYDYFDRDFNNLMEAYILETDYWMMFADKVKELTERHAFTDHQKLITDILQNQFRYFHLEKQVQELIIWEVTSKSPLMRSIHNVRESLGQQLFEMTDTHFKKTNINFRAVAALLVGGIYYSILHTRHNGGSFSGLDLSTEKGRDEMLEAIEMIVGWAYKAGV; this is encoded by the coding sequence ATGAAACCTTCTGAAAAACACAAACAGATCCGGAACAAAGAACTGACCAAAAGAAAACTCATTGATGCGGTCGGTCAGATCCTGCGCAAAGACGGCTATGCCGGACTTGGCGTCAATAAAGTGGCCAAACAGGCCGGTGTCACCAAAAAACTGATCTATGATTACTTCGACCGTGATTTCAATAACCTGATGGAAGCCTATATCCTCGAAACCGACTACTGGATGATGTTCGCCGATAAAGTAAAAGAACTGACCGAACGCCACGCCTTTACCGATCATCAGAAACTCATCACCGACATCTTACAAAACCAATTCCGCTACTTCCACCTTGAGAAGCAAGTACAGGAACTCATCATTTGGGAGGTCACGTCTAAAAGCCCCTTGATGCGCAGCATCCATAACGTCCGGGAAAGTCTGGGCCAGCAGCTCTTTGAAATGACCGATACCCATTTCAAGAAAACGAACATTAACTTCCGCGCTGTCGCAGCCTTGCTGGTCGGCGGCATCTATTATTCCATCCTACATACCCGCCACAACGGCGGCAGCTTTTCAGGCCTTGATCTTTCGACCGAAAAAGGACGTGACGAAATGTTGGAAGCTATTGAAATGATCGTAGGGTGGGCCTATAAAGCCGGAGTCTGA
- a CDS encoding glycosyltransferase family 87 protein, producing MRNLIALSIMLFLVTLTFGVMSYNRGMKADVNGDHYIYWKAGKDFLSGQKIYTPGLVDGGFTYPPFAAFCFSLFALLPFHSSAFIFTFLINWGLWLPSFLLVRKVMQLEFPNQDLKWPLLIAAALSAGFYWHNYIWMNANLPVFCLTLLGILAFQTGHYRRSYLFLWAATFLKVTPILFLFFFAIKRGPRDWVWIAICSLPFILLPFMIRGYEAGTADWQEYIAAFMAPFADGKIDENIISLGIPAVLRKLVSGNPAAGIAPVFLLEADLLQTVVHILQLASMALLTCKFLYDRYVKDRQRFSAADLCLIFLVPLLLPGRVWAHHHVVTAFIYTYLCYVLIRQQRMALLSVLILLAMFSNLITSDVIGQQATDLLKHAGYVTWLMIGACLLVVMTGYQRHDRTGYTSSS from the coding sequence ATGCGAAATCTTATCGCTCTATCTATCATGCTATTTTTGGTCACCCTGACCTTCGGCGTGATGTCCTATAACCGCGGGATGAAGGCCGATGTCAACGGCGATCATTATATCTATTGGAAGGCGGGAAAGGACTTTCTCAGCGGGCAAAAGATCTACACCCCCGGCCTGGTTGACGGCGGCTTCACGTATCCGCCATTCGCTGCCTTTTGTTTCAGCTTGTTCGCCCTTTTGCCCTTTCATAGCTCGGCCTTCATTTTTACTTTTCTGATCAATTGGGGCCTTTGGCTGCCCTCATTCCTGCTGGTGCGAAAGGTCATGCAATTGGAATTCCCCAACCAGGACCTGAAATGGCCGTTGTTGATCGCGGCAGCATTGTCCGCAGGGTTCTACTGGCATAACTACATCTGGATGAATGCCAACCTGCCCGTGTTCTGCCTGACCCTGCTCGGCATCCTCGCTTTTCAGACCGGGCACTACCGGCGAAGCTATCTATTCCTGTGGGCGGCAACCTTTCTCAAGGTCACACCCATACTTTTCCTTTTCTTTTTCGCCATCAAGCGCGGCCCAAGGGATTGGGTATGGATCGCCATCTGCAGCCTCCCGTTCATTTTATTGCCTTTCATGATCCGTGGTTATGAAGCTGGGACCGCGGATTGGCAGGAATATATTGCCGCCTTTATGGCACCCTTTGCTGACGGTAAAATAGATGAGAATATCATTAGTTTAGGGATACCTGCGGTGCTCCGGAAACTGGTTTCGGGAAATCCCGCTGCCGGCATTGCACCGGTCTTTCTGCTCGAAGCAGACCTGTTGCAAACGGTCGTCCATATCCTCCAGTTAGCATCTATGGCCCTGCTGACCTGTAAATTCCTATATGACCGGTACGTCAAAGACAGGCAGCGGTTCTCGGCTGCAGACCTATGCCTGATCTTTCTGGTACCGCTCTTATTACCCGGCCGGGTTTGGGCGCATCATCATGTCGTGACCGCTTTTATTTATACCTATCTGTGTTATGTACTGATCCGGCAACAGCGAATGGCCTTACTAAGTGTGCTGATCTTGCTGGCCATGTTCAGTAACCTGATCACCAGCGACGTGATCGGGCAGCAGGCGACCGACCTTTTGAAACATGCCGGCTACGTGACCTGGCTGATGATCGGGGCCTGTCTGCTGGTCGTGATGACCGGCTATCAACGGCATGACCGAACCGGCTATACCTCATCCTCCTGA
- a CDS encoding MgtC/SapB family protein: protein MISLNTELIVFAKILAAVVLGGIIGYDREKHGRDAGIRTYAAVCAGATIFTSVAAHLGDLAAASRVVANIVVGVGFLGAGIISRDRDSNNSSGLTTAATIWCTAAVGVTIGLNEFLVATGTAGVLYFLLSLHHQKWYLRWKKKIREKEEHA, encoded by the coding sequence ATGATCTCTTTGAATACTGAACTCATCGTTTTTGCAAAGATCCTGGCCGCCGTCGTCCTGGGTGGTATCATCGGATACGACCGTGAAAAACATGGACGCGATGCGGGCATCCGCACCTATGCAGCCGTATGTGCCGGTGCGACGATCTTTACCTCCGTAGCCGCTCACCTGGGCGATCTCGCTGCGGCCTCGCGCGTCGTGGCCAACATCGTTGTCGGCGTCGGCTTCCTGGGTGCCGGCATCATCTCCCGCGACCGTGATTCCAACAACTCCTCCGGCCTGACCACCGCAGCCACCATCTGGTGTACCGCGGCGGTCGGTGTGACCATCGGACTGAACGAATTCCTGGTCGCTACCGGTACCGCAGGTGTGTTGTACTTTCTGCTTTCCCTTCATCATCAGAAGTGGTACCTGCGGTGGAAAAAAAAGATCCGGGAGAAAGAAGAACATGCCTGA
- a CDS encoding DUF6660 family protein, with the protein MKWFCYVFALFFLCMDLEPCKDVVGSVRSTTSIATIQDQHESHSGQDQCPPMCHCGCCNMQVVFTKKIIIRAVETKLTTVTDAYLPEKPVTRPTNIWQPPKLAA; encoded by the coding sequence ATGAAATGGTTCTGTTACGTGTTCGCCTTATTTTTCCTTTGCATGGACCTGGAGCCGTGTAAGGATGTGGTGGGCTCTGTCCGGAGCACAACATCGATCGCTACCATTCAAGATCAGCATGAATCACACAGCGGTCAGGACCAATGTCCGCCGATGTGTCATTGCGGGTGCTGCAATATGCAGGTCGTATTTACCAAAAAGATCATCATCCGTGCTGTTGAAACTAAATTAACTACTGTTACCGACGCGTACCTGCCGGAAAAACCGGTGACCCGTCCGACGAATATCTGGCAGCCGCCCAAGCTCGCCGCATAA
- a CDS encoding CusA/CzcA family heavy metal efflux RND transporter produces the protein MLNKIIHFSINNKLIIGIFTLGLIAWGIYSLKQLPIDAVPDITNNQVQVITQSPALATQEVERLISFPVEQTMATIPEIEEVRSISRFGLSVVTIVFHDDVDIYWARQQVNEKLAEAKNNIPAGLGNPEISPISTGLGEIYQYVVHARPGFEKKYDARELRSIQDWIVRRQLLGTPGIAEVNSFGGLLKQYEIAIDPDKLRSYDLGISDVFTALEKNNQNTGGAYIDKKPNAYFIRSEGLVGDTEDIGKIVVKNNANGLPVLIRDVSTVQIGSAIRYGALTRSVKGSTGEAVGGIVMMLKGANANKVVGEVKSRIERINKTLPNGVVIEPFLDRSSLVKRAIGTVEKNLTEGALIVIFVLVIFLGNLRAGLVVASVIPLAMLFAICLMNLFGVSGNLMSLGAIDFGLIVDGAVIIVEATMHHLSMRKSTKRMTQQEMNDEVYESASRIRSAAAFGEIIILIVYLPILALVGIEGKMFGPMAQTVAFAILGAFILSLTYVPMVSALFLSKEPHHKKNFSDRMMEYVHRAYSPLIKGALRIRAMVVIVAVVLLAVAIFIFTRLGGEFIPQLEEGDFAVETRLLTGSSLSQTIDKVNQASAILVKKFPEVKEVIGKIGAAEIPTDPMPMEACDLTVILKDKDEWTSAENREELANKMAAELEKIPGVTFGFSQPIQLRSNELISGVRQDIGIKIFGEDLQTLTTLSQKVGKIAGSVQGAADIYLEQATGLPQVVVKINRDRTAQYGLSVESVNQAINTAFAGQSAGLVYEGERRYDMVVRLSDQNRQSIDNIKDIFVTTPDGRQVPLEQVADISLQVGPNQIQREDTKRRIIVGLNVRGRDIESVVNEIQAKIGQQIKMPTGYYITYGGQFENLKAASARLSIAVPVALLLILVLLYFTFGSFKQSILIFTAIPMAAIGGVFALLLRGMPFSISAGVGFIALFGVAVLNGIVLITEFNRLKKSGLTDLGKIVLEGTQERLRPVLMTATVASLGFFPMAISTAAGAEVQKPLATVVIGGLITSTILTLIVLPVLYTYFENFRSGRKRGKAGIAVASIVALLAFVPGKAGAQTIPVTGQPLTMEQALSAAQTNNFGVRSAALQVKQQTALKGSAFDLGKTNVNLQYGQFNSINRDNNISVQQSIPFPGLISSQRRVFEAQEQTAKLGLNVTRSQLRFEVRQAYRQLAYFTALKDLYLRQDSIYEAFLKAASVRFEAGETNLLEKKTAETQRNEVRNQKLRNDGDIAAANAELQRLLNTKDSLMITASVFKKATAEFRHLDSAINANPQLAYQRQQVELSDKNIALEKAKAGPDFTVGYFNQSLIGIQNVNGMERNFTGANRFQGVQAGISIPLFFKPFASRIKAARIQKEVNQAQLDLYAVNLSSQYEQAYHQLLKNERSLSYYETSALPNANLILNQAQIAFRNGEISYVEFIQALKTFSDIRFAYLSALNQYNQSVYDLQYLTGL, from the coding sequence ATGCTTAATAAGATCATTCATTTTTCGATCAATAATAAACTGATCATCGGGATCTTTACCCTCGGCCTGATCGCCTGGGGGATCTATTCCCTGAAACAACTGCCGATCGACGCGGTACCTGATATTACGAACAATCAGGTACAGGTCATCACGCAGAGTCCGGCGCTGGCCACCCAGGAGGTGGAGCGTCTCATTTCCTTCCCGGTCGAACAGACCATGGCCACGATCCCGGAGATCGAGGAAGTACGTTCCATCTCCCGCTTCGGCCTATCTGTGGTGACCATTGTTTTTCATGATGACGTGGACATCTACTGGGCACGTCAGCAGGTCAACGAGAAGCTGGCCGAGGCGAAGAACAATATCCCGGCCGGGTTGGGTAACCCTGAAATATCCCCAATATCGACCGGCCTTGGCGAGATCTACCAGTATGTAGTGCACGCCAGGCCCGGTTTTGAAAAAAAATATGATGCCCGTGAACTGCGGAGCATCCAGGACTGGATCGTCCGCCGCCAATTACTCGGCACACCGGGCATTGCGGAGGTCAACAGCTTCGGCGGCCTCCTGAAGCAATACGAGATCGCGATCGACCCGGATAAGCTGCGCAGTTATGACCTGGGTATCTCGGATGTCTTTACGGCATTGGAAAAAAATAACCAGAACACCGGCGGCGCTTATATCGATAAAAAGCCGAATGCTTATTTCATCAGAAGTGAAGGTTTGGTGGGCGACACCGAAGATATCGGCAAGATCGTGGTGAAGAACAACGCGAACGGCCTGCCGGTACTGATCCGCGATGTGTCCACCGTACAGATCGGCAGCGCGATCCGTTACGGCGCGCTGACCCGCTCGGTCAAAGGCAGTACTGGGGAAGCAGTCGGCGGTATCGTGATGATGCTCAAAGGGGCCAACGCCAACAAAGTGGTCGGCGAGGTCAAAAGCCGGATCGAACGTATCAATAAGACCTTGCCCAATGGGGTGGTCATTGAACCCTTTCTGGACCGGAGTTCCCTCGTGAAACGGGCGATCGGTACGGTAGAAAAGAACCTGACCGAGGGCGCGCTGATCGTGATCTTCGTGCTGGTGATCTTCCTGGGTAACTTGCGGGCAGGCCTGGTGGTCGCTTCGGTGATCCCGCTGGCAATGCTATTCGCTATCTGTCTCATGAACCTGTTCGGCGTGTCGGGTAACCTGATGAGTTTGGGTGCCATCGACTTTGGCCTGATCGTGGACGGCGCGGTGATCATCGTGGAAGCGACCATGCACCATTTATCCATGCGCAAGTCGACCAAACGGATGACCCAGCAGGAAATGAACGACGAGGTTTACGAGTCGGCCAGTCGCATCCGTTCGGCCGCGGCTTTCGGGGAGATCATCATTCTGATCGTTTACCTGCCGATATTAGCTTTAGTAGGTATCGAAGGCAAGATGTTCGGTCCGATGGCGCAGACGGTAGCGTTCGCCATCCTGGGTGCCTTCATCCTTTCCCTCACTTACGTACCGATGGTATCGGCCTTGTTCCTGAGCAAGGAGCCGCACCATAAAAAGAATTTCTCGGACCGGATGATGGAATACGTGCACCGCGCCTATTCACCGCTGATCAAGGGAGCACTCCGGATCAGGGCAATGGTTGTTATTGTAGCCGTAGTATTACTGGCCGTGGCGATCTTCATCTTTACGCGTCTGGGCGGTGAATTTATACCGCAATTGGAAGAAGGTGACTTTGCCGTGGAAACACGTTTGTTGACCGGCAGTTCGCTTTCGCAGACCATCGATAAAGTGAACCAAGCCTCCGCGATACTGGTGAAAAAATTCCCGGAGGTCAAGGAAGTGATCGGTAAGATCGGCGCGGCGGAGATCCCGACGGATCCGATGCCGATGGAGGCCTGTGACCTGACAGTGATCCTGAAAGATAAAGATGAGTGGACGTCCGCAGAGAACCGGGAAGAACTGGCCAATAAAATGGCAGCCGAACTGGAAAAGATCCCGGGCGTGACCTTTGGTTTCTCGCAACCGATCCAGCTCCGTTCCAACGAACTGATCTCCGGTGTTCGCCAGGACATCGGGATCAAGATCTTCGGTGAGGACCTGCAAACGCTGACGACACTATCTCAAAAAGTAGGTAAGATCGCGGGTTCTGTTCAGGGTGCTGCGGATATCTACCTGGAACAGGCGACCGGCCTGCCGCAGGTGGTGGTGAAGATCAACCGCGACCGCACGGCCCAGTACGGCTTGAGCGTGGAAAGCGTGAACCAGGCGATCAACACGGCATTTGCCGGTCAATCCGCCGGTCTGGTCTATGAAGGTGAACGCCGCTATGATATGGTGGTCCGCCTGTCCGACCAGAACCGTCAGAGCATCGATAATATCAAGGATATTTTTGTGACCACACCGGACGGTCGCCAGGTACCGCTGGAGCAGGTCGCCGACATCAGTTTGCAGGTCGGCCCTAACCAGATCCAACGGGAGGATACCAAGCGCAGGATCATCGTGGGATTGAATGTCCGTGGACGCGACATCGAGAGTGTGGTGAACGAGATCCAGGCCAAGATCGGCCAGCAGATCAAAATGCCGACCGGTTACTATATCACCTACGGTGGCCAGTTCGAGAATCTGAAGGCGGCCTCGGCGCGTTTATCGATCGCCGTACCGGTGGCTTTACTGCTAATCCTGGTCCTGCTGTATTTCACGTTCGGTTCTTTCAAACAATCTATCCTGATCTTTACGGCTATCCCGATGGCCGCCATTGGCGGTGTGTTCGCGTTGCTGCTTCGCGGCATGCCGTTCAGTATCTCGGCAGGCGTAGGCTTTATAGCGCTTTTCGGGGTGGCTGTTTTGAACGGGATCGTATTGATCACCGAATTCAACCGGCTGAAAAAGAGCGGGCTGACCGACCTGGGCAAGATCGTGCTGGAAGGTACGCAGGAACGTCTGCGCCCGGTGCTGATGACGGCAACGGTCGCCTCGCTGGGCTTTTTCCCAATGGCTATATCGACCGCCGCCGGTGCAGAGGTACAAAAACCATTAGCAACCGTTGTGATCGGCGGCCTGATCACATCGACCATTTTAACTTTGATCGTGTTACCCGTGTTATATACCTATTTTGAGAATTTCCGCTCCGGCCGTAAGCGCGGCAAAGCGGGTATTGCTGTTGCGTCTATCGTGGCCCTGCTGGCATTCGTTCCGGGTAAGGCTGGCGCGCAGACCATCCCGGTTACCGGGCAGCCGCTCACGATGGAACAAGCATTGTCAGCCGCGCAGACCAATAACTTCGGGGTGCGTTCGGCTGCTTTACAGGTCAAACAGCAAACAGCGCTCAAAGGCAGCGCTTTCGACCTGGGCAAGACCAATGTGAACCTGCAGTACGGACAGTTCAACAGCATCAACCGGGACAATAACATCTCGGTACAGCAGAGCATCCCTTTCCCCGGTCTGATCAGCAGTCAGCGCCGGGTGTTCGAGGCGCAGGAACAGACCGCCAAACTCGGGCTGAACGTTACCCGGTCGCAGCTACGTTTCGAGGTCCGCCAGGCTTACCGGCAATTGGCTTATTTCACCGCGTTAAAAGATCTTTACCTGCGTCAGGATTCTATTTATGAAGCCTTTTTAAAAGCGGCATCGGTCCGTTTCGAGGCCGGCGAGACCAACCTGTTAGAGAAGAAAACAGCGGAGACGCAGCGCAATGAGGTCCGTAACCAAAAGCTTCGGAACGATGGCGACATCGCCGCCGCCAATGCGGAACTGCAACGCTTGCTGAATACGAAAGACTCCCTGATGATCACGGCCAGTGTGTTCAAAAAAGCGACCGCCGAGTTTCGCCACCTGGACAGTGCGATCAACGCGAACCCGCAACTGGCTTATCAGCGCCAGCAGGTCGAACTCTCGGACAAGAACATTGCCCTGGAGAAAGCAAAGGCTGGTCCGGACTTTACGGTCGGCTACTTTAACCAGTCGCTGATCGGCATCCAGAATGTGAACGGGATGGAACGCAACTTTACCGGTGCCAACCGTTTCCAGGGTGTTCAGGCCGGGATCTCGATCCCCTTGTTCTTTAAGCCTTTCGCTTCCAGGATCAAGGCCGCCCGGATCCAGAAAGAGGTGAACCAGGCGCAGTTGGACCTTTATGCGGTCAATCTTTCGAGCCAGTACGAGCAAGCCTACCACCAGTTGCTGAAGAACGAACGTTCGCTCAGCTATTATGAAACGAGCGCGCTGCCGAATGCGAACCTGATCCTGAACCAGGCACAGATCGCTTTCCGCAACGGGGAGATCAGCTATGTGGAGTTCATCCAGGCGTTGAAAACCTTTTCGGACATCCGCTTCGCCTACTTATCGGCGCTTAATCAATACAATCAATCTGTTTACGACTTACAATACCTGACCGGTTTATGA
- a CDS encoding efflux RND transporter periplasmic adaptor subunit, whose translation MKKSFLKIPSFFTVLALVAALSSCGGGKKEEATESDTTKKEEPENVAELSEAQYRTIGVVLDTPGNKALSGVLKVSGFIDVPPQDLVSISTQMGGIVKSIPVLQGSKVSKGQVIAVLENQDYVQLQQDYLDSKSQHDLNITEYKRQQTLSQQNVTSTKVLQQAKANFESATAREAALRQRLRLINIDPDRLTAAGIRSTVNIYAPITGYVTKVNTNIGKFVNPNDIMLEIVNSNNLHVELNVFEKDAEKVRQGQRVRFTLTNDTTERMATVSLVGREINPDKTIRIHSIAKGSFDFLPGTYVKAFIETGKDETQALPESAVVNFEGKKYVFVSAGSATEQRKENPADEATATKVFRFKMVEISTGVSEGGFTGVQLPAEIGKDARIVTKGAYDLLSKLKNSEEEE comes from the coding sequence ATGAAAAAGAGTTTTTTAAAGATACCGAGTTTCTTCACCGTCCTGGCCCTTGTGGCTGCCCTTAGCAGCTGTGGCGGCGGAAAAAAAGAGGAAGCGACGGAAAGTGATACCACCAAAAAAGAAGAGCCTGAAAATGTAGCTGAGCTGAGCGAAGCCCAGTACAGGACGATCGGCGTAGTGCTGGATACACCGGGCAATAAAGCCCTGAGTGGCGTGCTCAAGGTGAGCGGTTTCATCGATGTACCGCCCCAGGACCTGGTGAGCATCAGTACCCAAATGGGCGGCATCGTCAAGTCCATCCCGGTCCTGCAGGGTTCGAAGGTCAGCAAGGGGCAAGTGATCGCGGTCCTGGAGAACCAGGACTATGTACAATTGCAGCAGGATTACCTGGACAGCAAAAGCCAGCATGACCTGAATATCACGGAATATAAAAGGCAGCAGACGCTCTCCCAACAGAATGTGACCTCTACGAAGGTGCTGCAGCAGGCCAAGGCGAATTTCGAGAGTGCGACCGCGCGTGAGGCCGCTTTACGCCAGCGTTTGAGATTGATCAATATCGATCCGGACCGGCTGACCGCTGCGGGTATCCGCAGCACGGTCAATATCTACGCACCGATCACGGGGTATGTGACCAAAGTGAACACCAATATCGGGAAGTTCGTCAACCCGAACGACATCATGCTGGAGATCGTCAACAGTAACAACCTGCACGTGGAGCTGAACGTCTTTGAAAAGGATGCAGAAAAGGTGAGGCAAGGCCAGCGTGTGCGTTTCACGCTGACCAATGATACGACGGAGCGCATGGCAACCGTGTCTTTGGTCGGCCGGGAGATCAATCCGGATAAAACGATACGTATCCACAGTATTGCCAAAGGCAGTTTCGATTTCCTGCCGGGTACTTATGTAAAGGCGTTCATCGAGACCGGAAAAGACGAGACGCAGGCGCTGCCGGAAAGTGCGGTGGTCAACTTTGAGGGCAAGAAATACGTATTCGTGAGTGCCGGTTCGGCAACCGAGCAGCGTAAGGAGAACCCGGCGGATGAAGCTACCGCGACCAAGGTATTTCGTTTCAAAATGGTGGAGATCTCCACCGGGGTGAGCGAAGGCGGTTTTACGGGGGTCCAGTTACCGGCTGAGATCGGAAAGGACGCCAGGATCGTGACCAAAGGAGCTTACGACCTGTTAAGCAAGCTGAAGAACAGCGAAGAAGAAGAATAA